One genomic region from Streptomyces sp. NBC_01304 encodes:
- a CDS encoding LamG-like jellyroll fold domain-containing protein, with product MPVASFATAPAAEAAVQAGGLTEQSASQRAAASGEPVEVTAARTEYTTTLANPDGTFTLTQATQPQRARAKDGSWRDVDITLEKRADGRIAPKAAVVDLSFSAGGSGAGMLSLSRGDRQLKLGWPGALPEPTLDGAAATYANVPVKGVDLQLTATAEGYREVLVVKSAEAAASSELEKIRLTAAGEGLSVVPGEGGGLRAVDADGNAVFRGPAGQMWDSAVPTPAPQSRTTSNVKALPEQTDDPAQPDEGNVTAELPVAVGDGAVSVQPDLDLLRGKDTVYPVFIDPSVGLGLSEWTKLSSDGDKFYKFTEPKGVGYCGYADGYACPRDGNGAYKDRMYFEFGPGALSGKYVLDATFRAYETWSWNCDPHWVDLERTDNFGEGTRWPGPKMLDQMGDRYVSAGRADLCSPSQPNSWIEFNDNPDEADENLVSTVRAFAAGKFDRLTLMLKAKDEGDPRAWKRFDNNAELKVNYVHKPGVPTSVGAINGTGNEAGPCQKSPTSPQTVTVLTPTVQARVQTLVEQHQGEEEGSLQAEFYMERSSDDTSKGTWSQVWSDYKPEAGWDPDGTLETAITTKRAEGGLYRFRARTQSHWVYGGKSGDLFSPYSSWCYLRVDTKSTLEPTITTGGPYTTCVTNDCAPNGTPGTPGIFTFKPNAADKDVKAYQWRLLTSDAKATKTVKPTVTNGPWTESAVIPALSGTQTLEVKSSDLVLDKEGRVRWGPAALFTFKVGLDQGPTGRWRFDDGKPGNAVTVAKDTGEVGTRHDVTIHDEAATGWSTLGRRGAGDYSLRLNDNLTDAAKQVGHATTSAPAVNTGDSFTVSAWAYLTDDTKNHVVLAQPGKDANAFTLYYSAAYKKWVFNRTDRDLKSPVYIRSMADAENPPLRVWTHLAAVYKTEGEDGQPDTDPANDTIQLFVNGRPQGEPVLLAKAAATYEPWTATAGLQFGRSVKDGTGSEYFLGRLDEVAVWQEAHKTEQIRLESRLEKDGVPANELVAHWDAANATGTSMPESKEDPDDPNSKSFPYQRGGMTLSASGAALNGDDNTTALVLNGTSGTATTTGPVVDETGSFTVSAQVRLKKTLLAAKPVGYRGLVASQATPAGKESSWALWVEKVDTDVYQWKFGRTAVDASGKVVDTALAPAEDKVGPKEFDTWVNVTGVFDATKDFTAEDGSQEFGVAQLYVGPAPQQGSEDGKDPFLVGVQQGAGILAAGSGSVGGKTGNYLAGDLAKVRLWTGAMTGNQVTSQIAAPSQ from the coding sequence ATGCCTGTCGCGTCATTCGCTACGGCTCCGGCGGCTGAGGCAGCGGTGCAGGCCGGGGGCCTCACGGAGCAGAGCGCCTCGCAGCGGGCGGCGGCAAGCGGGGAGCCGGTGGAGGTGACCGCGGCGCGTACCGAGTACACGACCACGCTGGCCAATCCGGACGGTACGTTCACGCTGACGCAGGCGACGCAGCCTCAGCGGGCCCGGGCCAAGGACGGCTCGTGGCGGGATGTCGACATCACGCTGGAGAAGCGTGCGGACGGACGGATTGCCCCGAAGGCCGCGGTCGTGGACCTGTCGTTCTCCGCCGGCGGTAGCGGGGCGGGCATGCTGAGCCTGTCCAGGGGCGACCGGCAGTTGAAGCTGGGCTGGCCGGGCGCCTTGCCGGAGCCGACCCTGGACGGTGCGGCGGCGACGTACGCCAATGTGCCGGTCAAGGGGGTCGATCTGCAGCTGACCGCGACGGCCGAGGGCTACCGCGAGGTGCTGGTGGTCAAGTCGGCTGAGGCAGCGGCCAGTTCGGAGCTGGAGAAGATCCGGCTCACCGCTGCGGGCGAGGGCCTGAGTGTGGTGCCGGGTGAGGGCGGCGGCCTGCGCGCGGTGGATGCGGACGGCAATGCCGTCTTCCGCGGGCCGGCCGGGCAGATGTGGGACTCCGCCGTCCCCACCCCGGCGCCGCAGAGCAGGACCACCAGCAACGTCAAGGCCTTGCCCGAGCAGACAGATGATCCGGCTCAGCCCGACGAGGGCAACGTCACCGCCGAGTTGCCCGTAGCCGTCGGGGACGGTGCGGTGTCGGTGCAGCCGGACCTGGATCTCCTGCGGGGCAAGGACACGGTCTATCCGGTGTTCATCGACCCGTCGGTGGGGCTGGGGCTTTCGGAGTGGACGAAGCTGTCCTCGGACGGGGACAAGTTCTACAAGTTCACCGAGCCCAAGGGCGTGGGGTATTGCGGATACGCCGACGGCTACGCCTGCCCGCGCGACGGCAACGGCGCCTACAAGGACCGCATGTACTTCGAGTTCGGTCCGGGGGCCCTGTCGGGCAAGTACGTGCTGGATGCCACGTTCCGCGCGTATGAGACGTGGTCGTGGAACTGCGATCCGCACTGGGTGGACCTGGAGCGCACCGACAACTTCGGTGAAGGCACTCGCTGGCCGGGCCCGAAGATGTTGGACCAGATGGGCGACCGCTACGTGTCGGCAGGCCGCGCCGACCTGTGCAGCCCCTCGCAGCCCAATTCGTGGATCGAATTCAACGACAACCCCGATGAGGCCGACGAGAACCTGGTCTCCACGGTCAGGGCCTTCGCGGCGGGCAAGTTCGACCGGCTGACCCTCATGCTGAAGGCGAAGGACGAGGGCGACCCGCGGGCCTGGAAGCGCTTCGACAACAACGCGGAGCTGAAGGTCAACTACGTGCACAAGCCGGGTGTGCCGACCTCGGTGGGTGCCATCAACGGCACCGGCAACGAGGCCGGACCCTGCCAGAAATCGCCGACAAGTCCGCAGACGGTCACGGTGCTCACGCCGACCGTCCAGGCCCGGGTGCAGACCTTGGTGGAGCAGCACCAGGGCGAGGAGGAGGGCTCGCTGCAGGCCGAGTTCTACATGGAGCGCTCCAGCGACGACACGTCCAAGGGCACCTGGTCACAGGTGTGGAGCGACTACAAGCCGGAGGCAGGCTGGGACCCGGACGGCACGCTGGAAACGGCGATCACCACCAAGCGGGCCGAGGGGGGGTTGTACCGCTTCCGGGCACGCACCCAGTCACACTGGGTCTATGGCGGTAAGTCGGGCGACCTGTTCTCGCCCTACTCCTCCTGGTGCTACCTGCGCGTCGATACCAAGTCGACGCTGGAGCCCACGATCACCACGGGCGGCCCCTACACCACCTGCGTCACCAACGACTGCGCGCCGAACGGCACTCCGGGCACACCGGGCATCTTCACCTTCAAGCCCAACGCTGCGGACAAGGACGTCAAGGCCTACCAATGGCGCTTGCTGACCAGTGACGCAAAGGCCACCAAAACGGTCAAGCCCACGGTCACCAACGGACCGTGGACCGAAAGCGCCGTCATCCCAGCGCTGTCCGGCACCCAGACCCTCGAGGTCAAGTCGAGCGACCTGGTACTCGACAAGGAGGGCCGCGTCCGCTGGGGACCGGCCGCCCTCTTCACGTTCAAGGTCGGCCTCGATCAGGGGCCGACCGGGCGGTGGCGTTTCGATGACGGCAAGCCCGGCAATGCGGTGACAGTGGCGAAGGACACCGGCGAAGTCGGCACCCGCCACGACGTGACGATCCACGACGAGGCCGCCACCGGCTGGTCCACGCTCGGGCGGCGCGGCGCAGGGGACTACTCCCTGCGCCTGAACGACAACCTCACCGACGCTGCGAAGCAGGTCGGCCATGCCACGACCAGTGCGCCCGCGGTCAACACCGGGGACTCGTTCACGGTATCGGCCTGGGCCTATCTGACGGACGACACCAAGAATCACGTGGTGCTGGCCCAGCCCGGCAAGGACGCGAACGCGTTCACCCTGTACTACTCGGCCGCCTACAAGAAGTGGGTGTTCAACCGGACTGACAGGGATCTGAAGAGCCCGGTGTACATCCGGTCGATGGCGGACGCGGAGAACCCGCCGCTGCGGGTGTGGACGCACCTGGCCGCGGTGTACAAGACCGAGGGCGAGGACGGTCAGCCGGACACCGACCCGGCCAACGACACCATCCAGCTGTTCGTCAACGGCCGCCCGCAGGGCGAACCGGTCCTGCTGGCCAAAGCCGCAGCCACCTACGAGCCGTGGACTGCTACGGCTGGCCTGCAGTTCGGCCGGTCGGTCAAGGACGGCACCGGCTCGGAGTACTTCCTGGGGCGCCTGGACGAGGTCGCGGTGTGGCAGGAGGCGCACAAGACAGAGCAGATCCGCCTCGAGTCGCGGCTGGAGAAAGACGGTGTGCCCGCCAACGAGCTGGTCGCCCACTGGGACGCAGCAAACGCGACCGGGACCTCGATGCCCGAGAGCAAGGAAGACCCCGACGACCCGAACAGCAAAAGCTTCCCCTACCAGCGCGGCGGCATGACCCTTTCCGCCTCGGGAGCAGCCCTGAACGGGGATGACAACACCACAGCTCTCGTCCTCAACGGCACCTCCGGCACTGCCACCACCACCGGACCGGTGGTCGACGAGACCGGCTCGTTCACCGTGTCCGCGCAGGTGCGGTTGAAAAAGACGCTGCTGGCGGCCAAGCCGGTGGGCTACCGCGGGCTGGTGGCCAGCCAGGCCACCCCCGCAGGCAAGGAATCCTCCTGGGCGCTGTGGGTGGAAAAGGTCGACACCGATGTCTACCAGTGGAAGTTCGGGCGTACGGCGGTCGATGCCAGCGGCAAGGTCGTCGACACCGCGCTCGCCCCAGCCGAGGACAAGGTGGGCCCCAAGGAATTCGATACCTGGGTCAACGTGACGGGTGTCTTCGACGCGACCAAGGATTTCACCGCCGAAGACGGCAGCCAGGAGTTCGGTGTAGCCCAGCTGTACGTCGGCCCGGCGCCTCAGCAGGGCAGCGAGGACGGCAAGGATCCCTTCTTGGTGGGCGTCCAGCAGGGCGCGGGCATCCTCGCAGCCGGCAGCGGCTCAGTCGGCGGTAAGACAGGCAACTACCTGGCCGGAGACCTGGCCAAGGTCCGCCTATGGACCGGTGCTATGACCGGCAACCAGGTCACAAGCCAGATCGCCGCACCGTCCCAGTAG
- a CDS encoding DUF6207 family protein: MSHLHLEQPGLTRITVEGADEETVLAIAHALTACHNISGPLPSRPIPGEERVHTWMYAHTEPAAPQVPELSTDTCIDQASRPRAAPRVSACTQALVRGKELGSDRLADRHRGSPRRSCRPGAAGTARRAGE, encoded by the coding sequence ATGTCCCACCTTCATCTTGAGCAGCCCGGCCTGACCCGGATCACCGTCGAGGGCGCCGATGAGGAGACCGTGCTCGCCATCGCGCACGCGCTCACTGCCTGCCACAACATCTCCGGGCCACTCCCGTCGCGCCCGATTCCCGGCGAGGAGCGAGTACACACCTGGATGTACGCCCACACCGAGCCCGCTGCGCCACAGGTTCCGGAGCTGAGCACCGACACCTGTATAGACCAGGCGAGTCGACCGCGTGCGGCCCCGCGAGTGAGTGCCTGCACCCAAGCCCTTGTTCGCGGCAAAGAGCTCGGCAGCGACCGGCTGGCGGACCGCCATCGAGGGTCGCCGAGGCGGTCCTGCAGACCTGGAGCAGCAGGCACGGCGAGACGAGCAGGGGAGTGA
- a CDS encoding AAA family ATPase, producing the protein MPVTTLSSPSDTTLIVLRGNSASGKSSVAAELRNRYGRGIALVGQDNLRRVVLRERDVVGGANIGLIDLTVRHAMEHGFHTVLEGLLYVAHYGEMLAGLLADYRGRAHCYYLDVPYEETLARHATKPIADEVSPEVLAEWYRPLDLLPGGVETVIPAASTLQETADRVMRESGLAALANTTA; encoded by the coding sequence ATGCCGGTGACGACGCTCTCCTCCCCCTCCGATACGACGCTGATCGTGCTGCGCGGCAATAGCGCGAGCGGCAAGAGCTCTGTGGCCGCCGAGCTGCGCAATCGGTACGGACGCGGCATCGCCCTGGTCGGCCAGGACAACCTGCGCCGCGTCGTACTGCGCGAGCGGGACGTCGTCGGCGGCGCCAACATCGGCCTGATCGACCTCACCGTCCGTCATGCGATGGAGCACGGCTTCCACACGGTGCTCGAAGGGCTCCTGTACGTCGCGCACTACGGCGAGATGCTCGCCGGACTGCTCGCCGACTACCGGGGCCGCGCCCACTGTTACTACCTCGATGTGCCGTACGAGGAGACCCTCGCGCGGCACGCGACCAAGCCGATCGCGGACGAAGTCAGCCCGGAGGTCCTGGCCGAGTGGTACCGGCCCCTGGACCTGTTGCCCGGCGGCGTGGAGACCGTGATCCCGGCCGCCAGCACCCTGCAGGAGACCGCAGACCGGGTGATGCGGGAGTCCGGCCTGGCCGCGCTCGCGAACACCACCGCATAG
- a CDS encoding RNA polymerase sigma factor, whose product MPAAPVVDEFAKLYKQEMPFLTRFLMRLGASPYEAADAAHEAFIAALPDKWESLEFPRAWLRTTAHRCYLKQNDRRTRPVDPVPDRPGGTCPVATVTLKEGNQRVLDALAQLPPTQQQVMAWAQDGFTYEETSKALEMTVAAVRQNHCRARTRLKQILGLQTGGTQ is encoded by the coding sequence ATGCCTGCGGCACCGGTGGTGGACGAGTTCGCCAAGCTGTACAAGCAGGAGATGCCGTTCCTGACCCGGTTCCTCATGCGCCTGGGTGCGTCCCCTTATGAAGCGGCGGATGCCGCGCACGAGGCCTTCATCGCGGCGTTGCCGGACAAGTGGGAGAGCCTGGAGTTTCCGCGGGCCTGGCTGCGGACCACGGCCCATCGCTGCTATCTGAAGCAGAACGACCGCAGGACTAGACCCGTTGATCCCGTGCCCGACCGGCCGGGTGGCACCTGCCCCGTCGCCACAGTGACCCTCAAGGAAGGCAACCAGCGTGTCCTGGACGCCCTGGCCCAGCTCCCGCCGACGCAACAACAGGTCATGGCCTGGGCCCAGGACGGTTTCACCTACGAAGAGACCAGCAAGGCGCTTGAGATGACCGTCGCAGCCGTGCGGCAGAACCACTGCCGGGCCCGCACCCGGCTCAAGCAGATCCTGGGCCTGCAGACGGGAGGCACACAATGA